The sequence below is a genomic window from Oscillatoria salina IIICB1.
ATCGGGCTAAATTTGGAGTCATTGACGAACGCTGTTACGGTTGCGGTAGGTGTATTCCTGTCTGTCCAGAGGGGTTGATTTTTGCACGCTCTTATGTATATACGCCAGAGGCGATCGCGCCATTAATTCTGGAGTCGGGAATTGATGCGATTGAAATTCATACCCAAGTAGGACACGAACAAGATTTCCAGAGAATTTGGCAAGCGATCGCACCTTGGGTAGATCGACTTAAGTTGCTAGCAATTAGCTGTCCCGATGGTGCAAATTTAGAGGATTATTTACACTTTCTCTATGCAGTAATTTCGCCTTTACCTTGTCCGTTAATTTGGCAAACCGATGGTCGTCCGATGAGTGGCGACATTGGCAAAGGTACGACTAGCGCCTCAATTAAATTAGCGCAAAAAGTCCTCCAAACCAAATTACCAGGATACATTCAGCTTGCGGGCGGAACGAACAATCATACCGTTACCAAGTTAGCCAAAGCTGGGCTTTTAAACAGCAGAGAAAGACTTAACTTTGAGGGGGAAACTACTCAGAGTTTCCAGTCGAATTGGGGAGTAAATTTACAAGCAAAACTTGATTTTTCTTCTCATCAGATAGCAGGAGTTGCTTATGGAAGTTACGCACGATCGCGGCTTGCACCAATTCTCGATCGTTTAGAAAAAGGCGATCGGCAAACCAACGAGGCTAATTCAGCTTATCCTCTACCTAAATTAGAAAATGACCCTAATTTGCTTTGGCAAGCTGTGATGTTAGCACATTCTCTCGTGTCTCAAGTTAAATCTTTTTCCGCAAACCCTTTACCCATTCACTAAAAACATGATCGACATTACTTACTGCACTATTTTCCCTTAACTAAGGCTCAATTCTCACAACTGATAACTAACCCCTAAAAATTGACTAATCCAATTTGTAATGGTGAACCCCAAGAAGATCGATTTTCGAGAACAACAGGTGTTAGCTTCTGAAACATCCTCAACTGTGCAGAAAAACAATCAGACAACCAGAAGAACGGAAGTAACTGATAATCTCGACCAATTACTAGCAATTCTGCCAGCAAAAATTCGTACGGTATTAGAAAAACATCCTAAACGAGATAACTTAATCGAAGTAGTCATGGATTTAGGAAGACTACCCGAAGCTCGTTTTCCCGATCGCGCGGAGTACCTGACTCAAACACCTATTTCTCACGAAGATTTGCAATATTCCATCGAGAGAGTCGGCATCTTTAGTGGTGATAATCGGGCTGGTATCGAACGTACTTTGCACCGCATTAGCGCGATGCGAAACCGCACTGGAGAGATTATTGGTTTAACCTGTCGCATAGGTCGAGCGGTTTTTGGCACAATTGGCATGATTCGGGATTTGGTAGAAACCGGACAGTCAATTTTACTTTTAGGTCGTCCCGGTGTCGGCAAAACTACAGCTTTGCGGGAAATTGCCAGAGTTTTAGCCGACGATCTCGAAAAAAGAGTCGTAATTATCGACACTTCCAACGAAATTGCTGGTGATGGTGATATTCCTCATCCAGCGATCGGTCGTGCAAGAAGAATGCAAGTTGCTCGTCCGGAATTACAACATCAAGTGATGATCGAGGCAGTGGAAAATCATATGCCGGAAGTAATCGTCATTGATGAGATCGGTACAGAATTAGAAGCTCTTGCTGCCAGAACCATAGCCGAACGAGGCGTACAATTAGTGGGTACGGCTCACGGCAATCAAATCGAAAATTTAATCAAGAATCCTACTTTATCAGATCTAGTAGGCGGGATTCAAGCTGTTACCCTCGGAGACGACGAAGCCAGACGGCGGGGTTCTCAAAAGACTGTTTTAGAACGTAAAGCACCGCCAACATTTGAAATTGCCATTGAAATGCAAGAGCGACAAACTTGGATTGTGCATCCTGATGTGTCGCAAACCGTCGATCTCTTGTTGCGGGGAAAAGAGCCACAACCCCAATTGAGAACGGTTAACGATCGAGGTGAGATAGAAGTTAAAGAGTTAGAGAGATTTTCCGGTTCTCGACAAGAGCGATCGCTTCCTGCAACTGCACCACTGGGTACGCGTATTTCCGCACCCGAACAACCAGTCGGCTGGCGAGCATCAGGACGAATGCAGCCTGTACCCAGTTCGACGAAAACGCGCTATGCTGCACCTAGTAACGATTTTGAGCGGATGCTCGATAAA
It includes:
- the ldpA gene encoding circadian clock protein LdpA, which encodes MSELYYPLHSLKLGHWFKLICGASFQHLPAVRSLTLAYTLAGADCIDVAADPAAIAAAKEALAVAEKFAEAATARGFGYRSLPWLMVSLNDGEDPHFRKAEFDSTQCPPECSRPCQQICPAEAISDLDRAKFGVIDERCYGCGRCIPVCPEGLIFARSYVYTPEAIAPLILESGIDAIEIHTQVGHEQDFQRIWQAIAPWVDRLKLLAISCPDGANLEDYLHFLYAVISPLPCPLIWQTDGRPMSGDIGKGTTSASIKLAQKVLQTKLPGYIQLAGGTNNHTVTKLAKAGLLNSRERLNFEGETTQSFQSNWGVNLQAKLDFSSHQIAGVAYGSYARSRLAPILDRLEKGDRQTNEANSAYPLPKLENDPNLLWQAVMLAHSLVSQVKSFSANPLPIH
- a CDS encoding R3H domain-containing nucleic acid-binding protein, whose amino-acid sequence is MVNPKKIDFREQQVLASETSSTVQKNNQTTRRTEVTDNLDQLLAILPAKIRTVLEKHPKRDNLIEVVMDLGRLPEARFPDRAEYLTQTPISHEDLQYSIERVGIFSGDNRAGIERTLHRISAMRNRTGEIIGLTCRIGRAVFGTIGMIRDLVETGQSILLLGRPGVGKTTALREIARVLADDLEKRVVIIDTSNEIAGDGDIPHPAIGRARRMQVARPELQHQVMIEAVENHMPEVIVIDEIGTELEALAARTIAERGVQLVGTAHGNQIENLIKNPTLSDLVGGIQAVTLGDDEARRRGSQKTVLERKAPPTFEIAIEMQERQTWIVHPDVSQTVDLLLRGKEPQPQLRTVNDRGEIEVKELERFSGSRQERSLPATAPLGTRISAPEQPVGWRASGRMQPVPSSTKTRYAAPSNDFERMLDKSWHQQEALGEKIRTPGPNGEDLPVYIYPYGISRNLLDQVIEILNLPVVLTKDLENADAILALRSHIKHHSKLKQMAKHRQLPIHAVKSGNTAQITRALRRLLNMDDPRTPEAVDLRLFTQSGNDDEIEALEEARLAVEQIVIPNGQPVELLPRSAKVRKMQHELVEHYRLKSDSFGEEPNRRLRIYPA